Part of the Paludisphaera borealis genome, GTACACCCAGAAGAAGCGGCTGTCGAAGCAGAAACAGCACCAGGTCCAGATCAAGGAAATCCGCGTCCGCCCCAAGACCGGGGACCACGACATTGAGGTCAAGGTCAAGCGGGCCCGCGAGTTTCTGGAAGCCAAGGACAAGGTGCTGGTCAACGTGCTGTTCCGCGGCCGCGAGCTGGCGCACATCGACGAGGGCCGCCGCGTGATGGAGGAAGTCCTCCAGGCACTCGAAGAAGTGGGCAAGCTCGAGAAGAATCCCTCAATGGAAGGGCGACGGATGACCGCGATTCTGGCGCCCCGGTCTTGAGGCCGTTGCGCGGTCGCCCCCCCTGACTTCGTTGATTTGCGAAAGTGCCGGGCTAGCGAGTCTGGACGGCGGGCGAGTCGTTCTGTACGATAGGCGACTTGCCCGCATTCGCTTCGAGGCGGCGCCGCGAGCCGCCGATTGGGCTTTGCTCTCGCGTTCGAAACCTCGGCGAGGGTTGTGTCAGCCAAGAAACGTGACGACTTCCGCGCGAGCCGATCCGGCGGCCATCCTCCGCATCTCGGCCCCGCCGGCCCCCCCGGCGATCAGGACAGAAACAGGACGGTAGTGAAATGCCCAAGCTGAAGACCCACAAGGGTATGAAGAAGCGGTTCAAGGTTTCCGCCACCGGCAAGGTCTCGCACAAGAAATGCGGGTCGTCGCACTTGATGAGTCACAAGAGCGGCAAACAAGTCCGGCGCCTCCGCAAGAAGGTGTTCTTGAACGTCTCGGCCGAGAACCGGCGGATTCGCAACGCCCTACTTACCCGCCAGGCGACCAATCCCCTGGCCTTCGAGGCCGCCAAGCAGGTCGTTCTCGCCGAGCAGGCCGCGAACGCCGAAGCCGAAGCCGCCGTCAAGGCGAGCGAAGCCGCCAAATAACCCGGACTCCGTACAGCCAGATCCGTTTACCTCGAACGTCCCAAAGCGGGCGCCGCATCGGGCGCCTCCCAGCGAGAATTTTGAAACATGCGTGCAACAAAAGGCGCGGCCAGACGCCAGGCCAAGAATCGGATCTTCAAGAAGGCCAAGGGCTTCGTCGGGGGCCGCCGCAAGCTCCTCAAGACGGTCAAGGAGACCTTGCTCCGCGCCGGCATGTTCGCGTTCCGCGACCGTCGGGCCAAGAAGCGCGACTTCCGTCGCCTCTGGATCGTCCGCCTGAGCGCCGCCGCCGAGATGCGCGGCCTCCGCTACAGCCGCCTGATCCACGGCCTCAAGCTCGCCAAGGTCGGTCTCGACCGTAAGAGCCTCTCGGAAATCGCCATCCACGATTCCGAGACCTTCGACGCGATCGTGGCCAAGGTGCGGGCCGAACTCGACGCCTTCGACGCCCAGCTCAAGGCCCGGCAGACCGCCAAGACCGCGTGATCGTGATCGTCCCCCGACCGGACACGACGTCCCCGCCCGCCGAGGTTGAAGCCCGAAGGCCGAAATGAGCTCCACGGAATCGCTGGAACCCGCCTTGCACGAGCTGGACCAGCTTCAAGCCCAGGCCGCGCAGGCATTCGAGTCGGCCACAACGGCCGACGCCGTCGAAGTCGCGCGCATCGAGTACCTGGGCCAGAAGCAAGGCCGGCTCAAGGCGGCCCAGGAGCGGCTCAAGACCCTGGAGCCGGCCGTCAAGCGGGCCTACGGCCAGCGGTTCAACGGGGTCAAGCAGGCCCTCGAAATCGCGTTCGACGCCGCCCGCTCCCGGGTCGAGCGGCGGACGACGGCCGCCGGCGGGATCGACGTCACGTTGCCGGGGGTCGCCCCCCGGCTTGGACACCGACACCCTCTGACCCAGACGGCCGACGAGCTGATCGACATCTTCGGTCGGTTCGGCTTCGCCGTCGCGCGGGGGCCCGAGGTCGAGGACGTCCGGCACAACTTCGACGCCCTCAACATCCCCCCCGTCCATCCCGCCCGCGACCCCCTCGACAACTTCTACTTGTCCGAGGGAACGATGCTCCGCAGCCAGACCAGCACGATCCAGATCCGGGTCATGGAATCGCAGCCGCCGCCGGTGCGGGTGATCGCCATGGGCCGGGTTTACCGGCCGGACACAGTGGATGCGACGCACTCGTTCATGTTCCATCAAGTCGAGGGACTGATGGTCGACAAGGGCGTTACGATGGCCGACTTGAAGACGGTCTTGCGGCTGTTCGCCCGCAGCTACCTCGGCGAAGACGTCCAGATCCGGTTCCGGCCGTCGTTCTTCCCGTTCACGGAACCGAGCGTCGAAGTCGATATGCTCTGGCACGGCGGCGACCGATGGGTTGAAATGGGAGGAGCGGGGATGGTCGACCCCAACGTCTTCAAGGCCGTCGGCTACGAGCCCGAGCAAGTGACCGGTTTCGCTTTCGGTCTCGGCATCGAACGTCTCTGTATGCGCCGCCACGGAATCGACGATATTCGTCTGCTCTATCAGAACGACGTTCGCTTCCTCGATCAGTTTTGAGAACACGGCCGCTCGCTCGCCCCGTCCCCCGGAACTTTCCTCACCGAACGAGCAAGGGGCCCTCTCATGCAAACCCAACAAGACCGAGTCATCGTGACGATGGGGGCGACCGCGCACGGCGTCTGCGTCCATCACCATGACTTTCCGGAAGTCCGGGCCGAGGGCCAGTCGCCCAAGGAGGCGGCCGCCCACCTGGCCAACAAGCTGGCCGCCGCCATGGACACCGCTCTGACCGAGTGGCGCCGCCAGTCGATCACGCAGGCGATCACCGACGTCAACGACTACGTGAATCGAGAAGGTTGAGCGAATCGCGCCATGACGACCGAGGGACCCGAATCGACCTCCAGATCCAAGCGAGCGCAGGCCCTGGTTCGGGACCTCGGAGTCCTCGACGCCACCATGCTCGTCATGGGGGCGATGATCGGCTCGGGGATCTTCATCACGTCGGCCGAGTCGGCTCGACTCGTCGGCTCGCCCGGCTGGCTGCTGCTGGCCTGGGCCCTCGCCGGACTGATGACGGTCACCGGCGCGGTCTCGTCGGCCGAGCTTGCGGCGATGATGCCCCGCGCGGGGGGACAATACGTTTTCCTCCGCACCGCCTACGGACCGGCGATCGGCTTCCTGTTCGGCTGGTCGCTGTTCCTGGTCGTCCAGACCGGGACCATCGCGGCCGTGGCGGTCGCCTTCGCCAAATTTCTGGGCGTCTTCATTCCGGCGGTCTCGGCCGAGGTCGCCTTGCCGGCGGTCGTGATCGGACGATACGCCATCCGGATCTCGACTCAGCAGGTCGTCGCCGTCGCCCTGATCGTCGCCCTGACGATCACCAACACCCGCGGCCTGAAGCTCGGCGCCCTGATCCAGAACACGTTCACTATCGCCAAGACCGCCGCTCTGCTGGGCCTGATCGTCGTCGGCCTGCTGCTCGGCGCGAACTCCAAGGCCGCCGCCTGGACGTCCTCCTGGTGGAACCCGGCCGCGAACGGATGGACGCCGTCGCTCGGCTATGACGGCGGCGGCACCGGCGACGGCCTGGGGGCGGTCGTCATCCTGCTCGGGCTGGCGATGATCGGCCCCCTGTTTTCATCCACCGCCTGGAACAACGTGACCTTCACCGGGGGCGAGACCCGCGACCCCGGCCGAACGCTGCCGCGGGCCCTGTTCCTGGGAACGACCAGCGTCGTCGTCCTCTACCTGTTGGCCAACATCGCCTACCTTGTGACTTTGCCGTTCGACGTGATCCAGAACGCGCCCCAGGACCGCGTGGGGACCGCCGCGATGGAGGCCGCCCTCGGTTCGAGCGGGCGGTACGTGATGGCCGGCGCGATCCTGATCTCGACCTTCGGGTGCGTCAACGGCCTGGTCCTCGCCGGGGCCCGGGTCTTTTACGCGATGGCCCGCGACGGGCTGTTCTTCAAGGCCGCGAGCACCACGAATCGTCGTAGCGTCCCCGCCGTCGCCCTATACGCCCAGGGGATCTGGGCGTCGCTCCTGACGCTGCCGTCGACCGTATCGACCCACCGCGTCTCGGGAGCCGTCACCTACGGCAATCTGTACAACGAGCTGCTCGAATACATCATCCCCGTCGACGTGGTCTTCTACATGTTCATGGTCGGCGCCGTGATCGCCATGCGGAAGAAGGCGCCGTTCCTGAACCGGCCCTACAAGACGATCGCCTACCCGGCGCCGCCGTTGATCTACATCGGCCTCTCCTCACTGCTGGTGCTCGACTTCCTCTACCTGAAGCCCTGGACCTCGGGAATCGGCTTCCTGATCGTCCTGGCGGGCGTGCCGGTCTACCTGCTCTGGGACCGGGCGAGCGCCCCAGCGCCGAAGCCCCGCAAACCGAAACCCGAGCCGACGAGCGAACCGCCCGATGATCGTTAGCTGGAACTGGCTTACCGACTACGTCCGGCTCGACATGCCGGTCGAGAAGCTCACCGACCGCCTGGCGCTGACGGGCCTGAACCACGAGTCGACCGACGACGTCGGCGGCGACCTGGCGATCGACCTGGAAGTGACTAGCAACCGGTCCGACTGCCTAGGCCATCTCGGCGTCGCCCGCGAGATCTCGGTGCTGTTCGGCAAGAGTCTCTGCATCCCCGCCGCCAACCCGACGACCGCCGGCGCGGCGGTCGAATCGCGAACCGCCGTGGAGGTCGAGGCCGTCGACGTCTGCTCGCGGTTCACGGCCCGGGTGATCTCGGGCGTGAAGGTCGCCGAGAGCCCCTGGTGGCTGCGACGGCGGCTTGAAACCCTCGGCGTGCGGCCGATCAGCAACATCGTCGACGTCACCAACTACGTGATGTTCGAGTGCGGCCAGCCGCTCCACGCCTACGATCTCAACCGACTGGAAGAGCGCAGGCTGGTCGTGCGTCGCGCCCTCCCGGGCGAGAAGCTGACGGCCATCAACGGCCGCGTCTACGATCTTGAGCCGTCGATGCTCGTGATCGCCGACGCCGTCCGCCCCGTCGGCCTGGCCGGCGTGATGGGAGGGCTCGACACCGAGATCGGCGCAGGGACGACCGACGTCCTGATCGAGGCGGCCCAGTTCGACGCGCTATCGATCCGCAAGACGGCGCGGGCGCTCGGCCTGTTCAGCCCGTCGAGCTTCCGGTTCGAGCGACCGCTCGACCCCGAAGCCGCCGAATGGGCCAGCCGCCGCTGCGCCGAGCTGATCCTCGAACTGGCCGGCGGCTCGCTCCATCCGGGGGTGATCGACATCGGCCGACCGAAGCCGACGCGCGAGCCGGTGTCGCTCCGGTTCGCGCAGATCCCGCGCGTGCTCGGCATCGCCGTCGACCGGCCCGAGGTTCGGACCATCCTGTCGTCGCTCGGCCTGGAAATCGTGGGCGAATCCGACGCGTCGATCACCGTCCGGCCGCCGAGCTGGCGGGCCGACCTCGACCGCGAGATCGACCTGATCGAAGAGGTCGCGCGGATTCATGGATACGAACACATCCCCGAAGACCGGTCCGTGCCGGTCACAAGCGCCCCGCGTGGGCGTCGCGAGCGGGTTGAATCGGAGATCCGCAACGTCCTGACCGGCCTCGGCCTGGACGAGGCGGCGACGTTCAGCCTGGTCGAGGA contains:
- the infC gene encoding translation initiation factor IF-3 — protein: MRVNEQIRISPVRVINAEGGMLGVMPTNKALEAAREVGMDLVEVAPNERPPVCKIIDFGKFKYTQKKRLSKQKQHQVQIKEIRVRPKTGDHDIEVKVKRAREFLEAKDKVLVNVLFRGRELAHIDEGRRVMEEVLQALEEVGKLEKNPSMEGRRMTAILAPRS
- the rpmI gene encoding 50S ribosomal protein L35; translated protein: MPKLKTHKGMKKRFKVSATGKVSHKKCGSSHLMSHKSGKQVRRLRKKVFLNVSAENRRIRNALLTRQATNPLAFEAAKQVVLAEQAANAEAEAAVKASEAAK
- a CDS encoding APC family permease, which codes for MTTEGPESTSRSKRAQALVRDLGVLDATMLVMGAMIGSGIFITSAESARLVGSPGWLLLAWALAGLMTVTGAVSSAELAAMMPRAGGQYVFLRTAYGPAIGFLFGWSLFLVVQTGTIAAVAVAFAKFLGVFIPAVSAEVALPAVVIGRYAIRISTQQVVAVALIVALTITNTRGLKLGALIQNTFTIAKTAALLGLIVVGLLLGANSKAAAWTSSWWNPAANGWTPSLGYDGGGTGDGLGAVVILLGLAMIGPLFSSTAWNNVTFTGGETRDPGRTLPRALFLGTTSVVVLYLLANIAYLVTLPFDVIQNAPQDRVGTAAMEAALGSSGRYVMAGAILISTFGCVNGLVLAGARVFYAMARDGLFFKAASTTNRRSVPAVALYAQGIWASLLTLPSTVSTHRVSGAVTYGNLYNELLEYIIPVDVVFYMFMVGAVIAMRKKAPFLNRPYKTIAYPAPPLIYIGLSSLLVLDFLYLKPWTSGIGFLIVLAGVPVYLLWDRASAPAPKPRKPKPEPTSEPPDDR
- the pheS gene encoding phenylalanine--tRNA ligase subunit alpha; translated protein: MSSTESLEPALHELDQLQAQAAQAFESATTADAVEVARIEYLGQKQGRLKAAQERLKTLEPAVKRAYGQRFNGVKQALEIAFDAARSRVERRTTAAGGIDVTLPGVAPRLGHRHPLTQTADELIDIFGRFGFAVARGPEVEDVRHNFDALNIPPVHPARDPLDNFYLSEGTMLRSQTSTIQIRVMESQPPPVRVIAMGRVYRPDTVDATHSFMFHQVEGLMVDKGVTMADLKTVLRLFARSYLGEDVQIRFRPSFFPFTEPSVEVDMLWHGGDRWVEMGGAGMVDPNVFKAVGYEPEQVTGFAFGLGIERLCMRRHGIDDIRLLYQNDVRFLDQF
- the pheT gene encoding phenylalanine--tRNA ligase subunit beta, translating into MIVSWNWLTDYVRLDMPVEKLTDRLALTGLNHESTDDVGGDLAIDLEVTSNRSDCLGHLGVAREISVLFGKSLCIPAANPTTAGAAVESRTAVEVEAVDVCSRFTARVISGVKVAESPWWLRRRLETLGVRPISNIVDVTNYVMFECGQPLHAYDLNRLEERRLVVRRALPGEKLTAINGRVYDLEPSMLVIADAVRPVGLAGVMGGLDTEIGAGTTDVLIEAAQFDALSIRKTARALGLFSPSSFRFERPLDPEAAEWASRRCAELILELAGGSLHPGVIDIGRPKPTREPVSLRFAQIPRVLGIAVDRPEVRTILSSLGLEIVGESDASITVRPPSWRADLDREIDLIEEVARIHGYEHIPEDRSVPVTSAPRGRRERVESEIRNVLTGLGLDEAATFSLVEDSLAAPIEPGPASAPLRVDHSSRRRENALRQSLIPSLLAARRHNEAHGAADAQLFEIADVYLPREGRELPDEPPRLALAAGRDFRGLKGVVESLITRLHVAEPLSARPVESALFAPGRAAELRVGDVHLGYLGEIDAAQLERFELRGACAAAELNLNVLLDKAQLVPKARPLPSFPAVVRDLSLVVDRSLAWADLAAVVSESAGNSFRAIEYLDAFQGGNLADDQQSLHFGMTFRRDDRTLTGEEVDLALKNVIEACSRKFGAKLRG
- the rplT gene encoding 50S ribosomal protein L20, producing MRATKGAARRQAKNRIFKKAKGFVGGRRKLLKTVKETLLRAGMFAFRDRRAKKRDFRRLWIVRLSAAAEMRGLRYSRLIHGLKLAKVGLDRKSLSEIAIHDSETFDAIVAKVRAELDAFDAQLKARQTAKTA